The Oryza glaberrima chromosome 9, OglaRS2, whole genome shotgun sequence genome includes a window with the following:
- the LOC127785045 gene encoding gamma-tubulin complex component 3 — MDDHQTQDLVKELVHRLISAESGGGGGGRDAGGALRFAHRLLSSRLAPAVLPDEHALAESVKRRLAASGRPDDALAFADLHAKLSARSRPASLWPLLYLLDSLSSHRRAAAAASCLPNLPTAAPPRAAGAGAAAAAAAGGKPALRAPGAPPGGVVLVSKDPDNIREIALREYTELVLDETEVSEAALVRDVLYACQGIDGRYVRFDKGSDAYDLPDGVRVPRSTRTLVRKLCELGWLFRKVRGFISDNISRSPSDAATEVGTVAQAFCSALQEELSDYYKLLAVLESYSLNPIPTPGSDSGVSGNYLSLRRLSVWLAEPAVRMRLMAVLVDGCRGLRGGAMAGAIHGHAQHGDPTFQDFMGRLLRRVCSPLFEMVRSWVLEGELEDVFAEFFIVGQPVKAESLWQEGYLLQSDMLPAFISPVLAQRILRTGKSINFLKVCCDDNGWADAATEAAVCVGTTTSRGGLGYGQIDALEALVVEAAKRIDRHLMDVIHKRYRFKDHCLAIKRYLLLGQGDFVQYLMDVVGPELSEPANRISSFHLAGLLETAIRASNAQYDDRDILDRIKVKMMDHGDGDRGWDVFSLEYDARVPLDTVFTASVMKRYLKIFNFLWKLKRVDHSLTGIWKTMKPNCIVSSPFYKEGTNIRSQFVSVLRKCQVLFNEMNHFVTNFQYYIMFEVLEVSWARFSEEMDSAKDLDDLLLAHDKYLTSIVEKSLLGERSHGILRNLFALFDIILQFRSHADRWFERIYELQLRGKGKPKSKAKAKSKEVDSWVDGGRKAMIQLAGELFRKMGEDLDSIAKDYTSSLDAFIAQLPMQQHVDLKFLLFRLDFTEYYSRVSSNK; from the exons ATGGACGACCACCAAACCCAGGATCTCGTCAAGGAGCTCGTCCACCGCCTCATCTCCGCcgaatccggcggcggcggcggcgggagggatgCGGGGGGCGCGCTGCGGTTCGCGCACCGGCTGCTCTCGAGCCGCCTCGCGCCAGCCGTCCTTCCCGACGAGCACGCGCTCGCGGAGTCCGTCaagcgccgcctcgccgcgtcgGGCCGCCCCGACGACGCGCTCGCCTTCGCCGACCTCCACGCCAAGCTCTCCGCCAGGTCGCGCCCGGCGTCGCTCTGGCCGCTCCTCTACCTGCTCGACTCGctctcctcccaccgccgcgccgccgccgccgcgtcctgcCTTCCCAACCTCCCCACGGCCgcgcccccgcgcgccgcgggagcgggggcggccgcggcggcggcggcaggggggAAGCCGGCCTTGCGGGCGCCCGGGGCCCCGCCCGGCGGCGTGGTGCTGGTCTCCAAGGATCCCGACAACATCCGTGAGATCGCGCTGCGGGAGTACACCGAGCTGGTGCTCGACGAGACGGAGGTGTCGGAGGCGGCGCTCGTGCGCGACGTGCTGTACGCGTGCCAGGGGATCGACGGCCGGTACGTGCGGTTCGACAAGGGCAGCGATGCGTACGACCTCCCCGACGGCGTCCGCGTGCCGCGCTCCACGCGCACCCTGGTGCGCAAGCTATGCGAGCTGGGGTGGCTGTTCCGCAAGGTGCGGGGGTTCATCTCCGACAACATCAGTCGCTCTCCCTCCGATGCTGCCACCGAGGTCGGCACCGTTGCTCAGGCCTTCTGCTCCGCTCTACAGGAGGAGCTCTCTGATTACTATAAGCTCCTCGCCGTTCTCGAGTCTTACTCGCTGAATCCGATTCCTACGCCTGGATCTGATTCAGGGGTGTCTGGTAATTACCTGTCTCTGCGGCGTCTTTCAGTTTGGCTAGCTGAGCCTGCGGTGAGGATGCGCCTAATGGCGGTTTTGGTTGATGGATGCCGGGGTTTGAGAGGTGGCGCAATGGCTGGTGCGATCCATGGGCACGCACAGCATGGGGATCCCACCTTCCAGGATTTTATGGGCCGCTTGCTGCGGCGGGTGTGCTCACCGCTGTTTGAAATGGTCCGAAGCTGGGTGTTAGAAGGGGAGTTGGAGGATGTGTTTGCAGAATTCTTCATTGTTGGGCAGCCAGTCAAGGCTGAGTCTCTGTGGCAGGAGGGCTATCTTCTTCAGTCTGATATGCTTCCAGCTTTCATTTCTCCAGTACTGGCGCAAAGGATTCTTAGAACCGGGAAGTCAATCAACTTTCTTAAAGTGTGCTGTGATGATAATGGTTGGGCAGATGCTGCTACTGAGGCTGCTGTCTGTGTTGGCACCACAACTAGTCGAGGTGGGCTTGGTTATGGGCAGATTGATGCTTTGGAGGCACTAGTGGTTGAAGCAGCCAAGAGGATTGATCGGCATTTGATGGATGTGATCCATAAGCGGTATCGATTCAAAGATCATTGTCTTGCGATTAAGAGGTATTTGCTTCTTGGGCAGGGTGACTTCGTCCAGTATCTGATGGATGTTGTTGGCCCTGAGTTGTCAGAGCCAGCAAATAGGATTAGCTCCTTCCATTTGGCTGGGTTGCTTGAGACTGCGATCCGAGCATCTAACGCTCAATATGATGACCGTGACATCTTGGATCGCATAAAGGTAAAGATGATGGATCATGGAGATGGTGATCGTGGCTGGGATGTGTTTTCCTTGGAGTATGATGCTAGGGTTCCTCTGGATACGGTATTCACAGCTTCTGTCATGAAGAGGTACCTCAAGATTTTTAACTTCCTGTGGAAGCTTAAGCGTGTAGACCATTCATTGACTGGAATCTGGAAGACAATGAAGCCTAACTGCATTGTTTCATCTCCATTTTACAAGGAGGGAACAAACATCAGGTCTCAGTTTGTTTCAGTTCTTCGCAAATGCCAAGTTCTATTTAATGAAATGAACCACTTTGTGACCAACTTCCAGTACTACATTATGTTTGAGGTCCTGGAAGTTTCCTGGGCTCGTTTCTCAGAAGAAATGGATTCAGCAAAGGATTTAGATGATCTTCTGTTGGCACATGATAAGTATCTCACATCGATTGTGGAGAAGTCTCTCCTTGGTGAGAGATCACATGGAATTCTGAGGAAtctttttgcactttttgaCATCATTTTGCAATTCCGGAGCCATGCTGATCGGTGGTTTGAGCGGATATATGAGTTGCAACTGAG GGGAAAGGGTAAGCCAAAATCAAAAGCAAAAGCTAAATCCAAGGAAGTGGATTCATGGGTGGATGGTGGGAGGAAAGCCATGATTCAGCTGGCTGGGGAACTTTTCCGGAAAATGGGTGAAGATTTGGATAGCATCGCGAAAGATTATACTTCTTCACTTGATGCATTTATCGCTCAGTTACCTATGCAACAGCATGTTGATTTGAAATTCCTACTCTTCCGCTTAGACTTCACTGAATACTACAGTCGTGTTTCGTCTAACAAATGA
- the LOC127784598 gene encoding uncharacterized protein LOC127784598 has product MEAAASSHEALVKMWVFVLVQALVYLILAQSSDVFSRAKSLQGEGAPRRPARSVSAVRRMLAALSDMPAGGEPSPVVAVVDDRKKD; this is encoded by the coding sequence atggaggcggcggcgagctcgcacGAGGCGCTGGTGAAGATGTGGGTGTTCGTGCTGGTGCAGGCGCTGGTGTACCTCATCCTCGCGCAGTCGTCGGACGTCTTCTCGAGGGCCAAGAGCCTGCAGGGCGAAGGCgccccgcggcggccggcgcgctcCGTCAGCGCCGTCCGCCGCATGCTCGCCGCGCTCTCCGACATGCCCGCCGGCGGGGAGCCGTCGCCCGTGGTGGCCGTCGTCGATGACCGGAAGAAGgattga
- the LOC127784597 gene encoding formin-like protein 20, which translates to MTCHKRADVHKRHHWLLKQFTKANEIDPLIYKWKTTMSTSAAMASRSPPPPPPLPPFPDLETWDYFFGQYDHPSSPSSSATAMPHLPLSRVSSSSSFVSTELELPPPPPPPLPTLPAQPLLRRRVASPSSSSFSTELLPPPPPPLRREPSSSSSSSSSSSFSTELLLLPPPPPPPPFLSSDYFISSDPDTPPHAGGPPTSSIHDSSFVSGPSSSRPALATVITVTVSDDAAAAAACAVCTDALQLASPASRLPCGHLYHAHCIAQWLSLRNTCPVCRRSVPMRTEETAPPWSPPTETDQEAVPSPPPTTMTATDHRRRSLPGERRIRRICRRLLNYMEISRQRQQHTD; encoded by the coding sequence atgacatgccaTAAACGGGCGGACGTCCATAAACGTCACCACTGGCTGCTAAAACAGTTTACCAAAGCCAACGAGATCGATCCCCTGATATACAAGTGGAAAACCACCAtgtccacctccgccgccatggccagccgctcgccgccgcctccgccgccgctgccgccattcCCGGACTTAGAGACATGGGATTACTTCTTTGGCCAGTACGACCACCCCtcgtcgccgtcttcctcgGCCACGGCGATGCCGCATCTGCCACTCTCCCGCgtatcgtcgtcgtcatcgttcgTCTCCACAGAGCTGGaactgccgccgcctccacccccgccgctgccgacgctTCCGGCTCAGCCACTACTCCGGCGGCGCGTagcctcgccgtcgtcatcgtccttTTCCACAGAgctactgccgccgccgccgccgccgctacggcGGGaaccctcgtcgtcgtcgtcgtcgtcgtcgtcgtcgtccttctccactgagctgctgctgctgccgcctcctcctccgccgccgccgtttctcTCCTCGGATTACTTCATCTCCTCCGATCCTGacacgccgccgcacgccggtGGTCCACCGACGTCTTCCATCCACGACTCCTCCTTCGTGTCAGGCCCATCGTCGTCTCGACCGGCGCTGGCCACGGTGATCACCGTCACCGTctccgacgacgcggcggcggcggcggcctgcgccGTCTGCACCGACGCCCTCCAGCTCGCGTCGCCGGCGTCCAGGCTCCCGTGCGGCCACCTGTACCACGCCCACTGCATCGCGCAGTGGCTGTCGCTGCGAAACACCTGCCCGGTCTGCCGCCGCAGCGTCCCGATGCGTACTGAGGAGACCGCgccgccatggtcgccgccgacggagaCCGACCAAGAGGCcgtgccatcgccgccgccgacgacgatgactGCGACCGATCACCGGCGGCGGTCTCTGCCGGGAGAACGCCGGATCAGGAGGATTTGCCGCAGGTTGCTTAATTACATGGAAATCAGCCGTCAGCGGCAGCAACACACTGATTGA
- the LOC127783795 gene encoding uncharacterized protein LOC127783795: MEFLSQMWSLLGLLTILQNVLPTQLLSLLHSLWQSLQDSLTPYSYFDVPEFLGSAAVEPNALYRHVQLYLHRSLLLSSPPPPRLTLSLPRSVAVSGGGGGHDAGAAAAAATPSVSLSPNHSVADSFDGHRAVWTHHADTLQDSLEERRSFSLRLPKRHAAAVLPAYLAHLAAAADHLERSSRARRLHTNAASPRGAAAWSSVPFCHPSTFDTLALDPELKARLLADLTAFADGSEFYRRTGRPWKRGYLLHGPPGSGKSSLIAAMANHLRYDVFDLELTRVATNADLRALLIQTTNRSLIVIEDIDCSLHLTGDRKSRRNKRRRLLHATAASDDDSSDSDSDGGDNHRSKVTLSGLLNFTDGLWSCCGEERIIVFTTNHVDGIDPALLRPGRMDVHVRLGACGAHAMRELVGRYVGVEDHEMLDAAECCVRGGAEMTPAEVGEVLLRSRDDPDAAVTELAVELKARQSAAADELQWEDSAAELSDESPRKKGLGWEGKVRILGRLRSLTKSESGRRGLQATSLFCMATMGGGDVCTMADERDDGTGTAASMAATRLAELCAMIDDHAAAGTMSEKRVATICAMIEECNDDVEEASRRRSSRRRSGRWRRRVGGTSSTRCYRQIGRISSGGFGVVVKAEHRDTGQTVAMKTLFRRRRSADDDAADLLREASFMAACRGNPYLVGLHGVARNPRTKQYSLVMEYVGPSLSAALAEHVERHGGEGYAEATVRRIMRQLLTGAAAMHERRIIHRDIKASNILVGGDGDVVKICDFGLAMSTAEAAAPYRRVGTDGYMAPEVLLGMPDYDGRVDTWSLGCVMAKLLSGEAPFRGEGTSDQLYQIFDMLGVPGNKTREAFKSKSELLAYEVRRWRALRRPQPEQEAHGWLPVLFPEKLLSRDGFDVLRGLLTFDPGERLTAAAALRHRWFAGADADESGVAALLRKTASIVAGAVISAGAFVGTWMIPWCDCRTAGTEA; this comes from the exons ATGGAGTTCTTGTCGCAGATGTGGTCGCTGCTGGGCCTCCTCACCATCCTGCAGAACGTGCTCCCGACGCAGCTGCTCTCCCTCCTCCACTCGCTGTGGCAGTCGCTGCAGGACTCGCTCACGCCGTACTCCTACTTCGACGTGCCGGAGTTCCtcggctccgccgccgtcgagcccaACGCGCTGTACCGCCATGTCCAGCTCTACCTCCACCGCtcactcctcctctcctcgccgccgcctccccgcctcaCGCTGTCGCTGCCGCGctccgtcgccgtctccggcggcggaggtgggcatgacgcgggagcggcggcggcggcggcgacgccgtccgTGTCGCTCTCCCCGAACCACTCGGTGGCTGACAGCTTCGACGGGCACCGCGCCGTGTGGACGCACCACGCCGACACGCTCCAGGACTCGCTCGAGGAGCGGCGGTCGTTCTCGCTGCGGCTGCCCAAGCGGCACGCCGCGGCGGTGCTCCCGGCGTACCTggcgcacctcgccgccgcggcggaccaCCTGGAGCGGTCGTCGCGCGCGCGGAGGCTGCACACGAACGCGGCGTccccgcgcggcgccgcggcgtggTCGTCGGTGCCGTTCTGCCACCCGTCCACGTTCGACACGCTCGCGCTCGACCCGGAGCTCAaggcgcgcctcctcgccgacctcaCGGCGTTCGCCGACGGCAGCGAGTTCTACCGCCGGACGGGGCGGCCGTGGAAGCGCGGGTACCTCCTCCACGGCCCGCCCGGCTCTGGCAAGTCCTCGCTCATCGCCGCCATGGCGAACCACCTCCGGTACGACGTGTTCGACCTCGAGCTCACCCGCGTCGCCACCAACGCGGACCTCCGCGCGCTCCTCATCCAGACCACCAACCGCTCGCTCATCGTCATCGAGGACATCGACTGCTCCCTCCACCTCACCGGCGACCGCAAGAGCAGACGGAACAAAAGACGCCGGCTcctccacgccaccgccgcctccgacgacgactcgtcggactccgactccgacggcggcgacaaccACCGCTCCAAGGTGACGCTGTCCGGGCTGCTCAACTTCACCGACGGCCTGTGGTCGTGCTGCGGCGAGGAGCGCATCATCGTGTTCACGACGAACCACGTCGACGGCATCGACCCGGCGCTGCTCCGCCCGGGGAGGATGGACGTGCACGTGCGCCTGGGCGCCTGCGGCGCGCACGCCATGCGCGAGCTGGTCGGCCGCTACGTCGGCGTCGAGGACCACGAGATGCTGGACGCGGCGGAGTGCtgcgtccgcggcggcgccgagatgACGCCGGCCGAGGTGGGAGAAGTGCTGCTGCGGAGCAGGGACGACCCGGACGCCGCGGTGACGGAGCTCGCCGTGGAGCTCAAGGCGAGGCAgagcgcggcggccgacgagctcCAGTGGGAGGACTCGGCGGCGGAGCTCTCCGACGAGTCGCCGAGGAAGAAAGGGTTAGGGTGGGAGGGCAAGGTTAGGATTCTGGGCCGGCTTAGGAGCTTGACCAAGTCGGAGTCCGGACGCCGAGGC TTGCAAGCAACGTCTCTCTTCTGCATGGCCACCATGGGAGGCGGCGACGTGTGCACCATGGCCGACGAGCGAGAtgatggcacgggcacggcagcatccatggcggcgacgcggcTTGCCGAACTCTGCGCCATGATCGacgaccacgccgccgcggGGACGATGAGCGAGAAGAGGGTCGCCACCATCTGCGCCATGATAGAGGAATGCAACGACGACGTGGAAGAAGCAAGCCGCCGGCGGAGCAGCCGGAGGAGATCaggcaggtggcggcggcgcgtcggcggcaCCAGCAGCACCCGGTGCTACAGGCAGATCGGCAGGATCAGCAGCGGCGGCTTTGGCGTCGTCGTCAAGGCAGAGCACCGCGACACCGGCCAGACCGTCGCCATGAAGaccctcttccgccgccgccgctcggccgacgacgacgccgccgatcTGCTCCGGGAGGCATCCTTCATGGCGGCCTGCCGCGGCAACCCTTACCTCGTCGGCCTCCACGGCGTCGCGCGCAACCCTCGCACCAAGCAGTACAGCCTCGTCATGGAGTACGTCGGGCCGAGCCTGAGCGCCGCCCTGGCCGAGCACGTCgagcgccacggcggcgagggctaCGCGGAGGCGACCGTGCGGCGGATCATGCGCCAGCTGCTCACGGGCGCCGCGGCGATGCACGAGCGCCGCATCatccaccgcgacatcaagGCCAGCAacatcctcgtcggcggcgacggcgacgtcgtgAAGATATGCGACTTCGGGCTGGCCATGTCcacggccgaggcggcggcgccgtaccGCCGGGTCGGGACCGACGGGTACATGGCGCCGGAGGTGCTGCTCGGCATGCCCGACTACGACGGCCGCGTCGACACGTGGTCGCTCGGCTGCGTCATGGCGAAGCTCCTCTCCGGCGAGGCGCCGTTCCGGGGAGAAGGCACGAGCGACCAGCTGTACCAGATCTTCGACATGCTCGGCGTCCCGGGGAACAAGACGCGCGAGGCCTTCAAGTCCAAGTCCGAGCTCCTAGCCTACGAGGTCCGGCGATGGCGAGCGCTGCGGCGGCCGCAGCCGGAGCAGGAGGCGCACGGCTGGCTGCCCGTGCTCTTCCCGGAGAAGTTGCTGTCGCGGGACGGGTTCGACGTCCTGAGGGGGCTTCTCACGTTCGATCCCGGCGAGAGgctgaccgccgccgccgcgctcaggCATCGGTGGTTCGCCGGAGCTGACGCTGATGAGTCCGGCGTCGCCGCGTTGCTCAGGAAGACGGCATCGATAGTAGCTGGTGCGGTCATCAGTGCTGGGGCATTTGTTGGAACTTGGATGATACCTTGGTGCGACTGCAGGACGGCAGGCACCGAAGCATAA
- the LOC127785188 gene encoding uncharacterized protein LOC127785188 has protein sequence MGNSYSNGGSPAAAAGYVQAPELPLHLCFFLVVLLVFLGFSWYTSYGSAAERFADQARLLLMASPLALLLAVRLLSGGGDGERRGVDQLRQLSLPMPERDSIHRAGGSPWGVGVLLALLVVMVSYQSNFRDRWFPLVSR, from the coding sequence ATGGGGAACTCGTACAGCaacggcggctcgccggcggcggccgcggggtaTGTGCAGGCGCCGGAGCTGCCGCTTCACCTGTGCTTCTTCCTGGTGGTGCTGCTCGTCTTCCTCGGATTCTCGTGGTACACGAGCTacgggtcggcggcggagcggtTCGCCGACCAGGCGCGGCTGCTGCTGATGGCGTCGCCGCTcgcgctgctgctcgccgtGCGGCTGctgtcgggcggcggcgacggagagcgGCGCGGGGTGGACCAGCTGCGGCAGCTGTCGCTGCCGATGCCCGAGCGGGACTCCATCCACCGCGCCGGCGGCTCGCCGTGGGGCGTCGGGGTGCTCCTCGCGCTGCTCGTCGTCATGGTGTCCTACCAGTCCAACTTCCGCGACAGGTGGTTCCCCCTCGTCAGCCGGTGA
- the LOC127784596 gene encoding formate--tetrahydrofolate ligase yields the protein MDVSVPPTNYPKSLSSIIKCHRRRAAINNCHPVVSHPPLSHSNHHHRSLRVRSSAAVAPPLPPPLVVPMTTPKPSPTIRRLDVASPVPADIDIANAVEPLPIADIAAELGLRPEHFDLYGKYKAKVLLSVLDELKGQQDGYYVVVGGITPTPLGEGKSTTTVGLCQALGAFLDKKVVTCLRQPSQGPTFGIKGGAAGGGYSQVIPMDEFNLHLTGDIHAITAANNLLAAAIDTRIFHEASQSDKALFNRLCPPNKEGKRRFADVMLRRLIKLGISKTDPNELTPDEVRRFARLDIDPESITWRRVMDVNDRFLRKITIGQGPDEKGMVRETGFDIAVASEIMAVLALTTSLADMRERLGRMVIGNSKAGEPITADDLGVGGALTVLMKDAIHPTLMQTLEGTPVLVHAGPFANIAHGNSSIVADKIALKLVGKGGYVVTEAGFGSDIGTEKFMDIKCRYSGLMPQCAIIVATIRALKMHGGGPDVVAGKPLDHAYVSENVALVEAGCVNLAKHIANTKSYGVNVVVAINKFASDTEAEMDVVRNASLAAGAFDAVVCTHHAHGGKGAVDLGLAVQRACESQVDPLKFLYPLESGIKEKIESIAKFYGASGVEYSEQAEKQIEMYTKQGFSNLPICMAKTQYSFSHVPSMKGAPSGFVLPIRDVRASIGAGFIYPLVGTMSTMPGLPTRPCFYEIDVDTATGKVMGLS from the exons ATGGATGTGTCTGTCCCACCAACCAATTATCCGAAATCTTTATCCTCGATTATCAAATGCCATCGTCGTCGTGCGGCAATAAACAATTGCCATCCAGTCGTCTCGCATCCGCCGCTCTCGCACtcgaaccaccaccaccgctcgcTGCGTGTGAGatccagcgccgccgtcgcgccgccgctgccgccgccgctggtggtgCCGATGACGACGCCGAAGCCGAGCCCGACGATCCGGAGGCTGGACGTGGcgtcgccggtgccggcggACATCGACATCGCCAACGCCGTCGAGCCGCTCCCCATCGCCGACATCGCCGCGGAGCTCGGCCTGCGCCCCGAGCACTTCGATCTCTACGGCAAGTACAAGGCCAAG GTGTTGCTGTCTGTTCTTGATGAGTTGAAAGGGCAGCAGGATGGGTACTACGTGGTGGTCGGCGGCATCACGCCGACGCCGCTCGGGGAGGGCAAGTCGACCACCACCGTCGGGCTGTGCCAGGCGCTGGGTGCGTTTCTTGATAAAAAG GTTGTCACTTGCCTCCGTCAACCATCACAAGGGCCTACTTTTGGAATCAAGGGGGGTGCTGCTGGAGGTGGCTACAGCCAAGTCATACCCATGGATGAGTTCAATCTTCATCTTACAGGAGATATCCATGCAATTACAGCTGCAAACAATCTTCTTGCTGCTGCTATCGATACAAGGATTTTCCATGAGGCTTCACAATCAGACAAAGCGCTGTTCAATAGACTATGTCCGCCAAACAAAGAAGGAAAGAGGCGCTTTGCTGATGTAATGCTCAGACGCCTGATAAAGCTTGGAATCTCAAAGACAGATCCTAATGAGCTTACTCCAGATGAAGTTAGACGCTTTGCAAGACTTGACATAGACCCTGAATCCATTACTTGGAGACGGGTCATGGATGTAAATGACCGGTTCCTGAGAAAAATCACTATTGGACAAGGCCCTGATGAAAAAGGTATGGTGAGAGAAACAGGCTTTGACATAGCTGTAGCTAGTGAGATAATGGCCGTATTAGCTCTTACAACTTCCCTTGCTGACATGAGGGAAAGGCTTGGAAGAATGGTGATAGGGAACAGCAAGGCAGGTGAGCCTATTACTGCTGATGATCTTGGTGTTGGGGGTGCCTTGACTGTCCTAATGAAAGATGCCATCCATCCAACGCTCATGCAAACTCTTGAAGGCACTCCTGTGTTAGTGCACGCTGGACCTTTTGCTAATATTGCTCATGGAAACTCTTCGATAGTTGCTGATAAAATTGCACTGAAGTTGGTTGGGAAGGGTGGATATGTAGTTACAGAGGCAGGTTTTGGTTCTGATATTGGAACTGAGAAATTCATGGATATAAAGTGTAGATATAGTGGATTAATGCCTCAGTGTGCTATTATTGTGGCCACAATTAGAGCTCTTAAAATGCATGGTGGGGGCCCTGATGTTGTGGCTGGGAAGCCTTTGGATCATGCATATGTGAGTGAAAATGTGGCTCTTGTTGAAGCTGGATGCGTCAATCTTGCTAAACATATCGCAAACACAAAGAGTTATGGAGTTAATGTTGTAGTTGCAATCAACAAGTTTGCATCAGATACTGAAGCAGAAATGGACGTGGTGCGAAATGCGTCTTTGGCTGCTGGTGCTTTTGATGCTGTTGTCTGCACTCACCATGCGCATGGTGGTAAAGGAGCG GTTGATCTTGGACTCGCGGTTCAACGGGCATGTGAGAGCCAGGTAGACCCTCTGAAATTTTTGTATCCTTTAGAATCTGGCATAAAGGAGAAGATTGAGTCAATAGCTAAGTTCTATGGTGCTAGCGGCGTTGAATACTCTGAACAG GCGGAGAAGCAGATTGAAATGTATACCAAGCAAGGCTTCTCAAACCTCCCGATATGCATGGCGAAAACTCAGTACTCGTTTTCGCATGTTCCATCCATGAAGGGCGCGCCGTCTGGCTTCGTGCTTCCTATCAGGGATGTGAGGGCCAGCATTGGAGCCGGTTTCATCTACCCACTGGTTGGCACCATGAGCACAATGCCTGGTCTTCCTACAAGGCCCTGCTTCTACGAAATCGACGTCGACACAGCCACTGGCAAAGTCATGGGTCTGTCATAA
- the LOC127783935 gene encoding uncharacterized protein LOC127783935 encodes MSAGSERAHAAFASPSPVSGAFFSASGSILSSSAAAVTTTTSAGRTPSSSSGAPTKKKKKPPFRPVADDTKPVLRDPISRSDPVETEQAVLRLPPFP; translated from the exons ATGTCAGCCGGAAGCGAAAGAGCCCACGCCGCCTTCGCGAGCCCCTCGCCGGTGTCGGGGGCCTTCTTCTCCGCCTCCGGCtcaatcctctcctcctccgctgccgctgtcaccaccaccaccagcgcgGGTAGgaccccgtcctcctcctccggagcGCCCacgaaaaagaagaagaagccgccgTTCCGCCCCGTCGCCGACGACACCAAGCCCGTCCTCCGCGACCCG ATATCTCGGTCGGACCCGGTGGAGACCGAGCAGGCCGTGCTGCGGCTGCCGCCATTCCCCTAG
- the LOC127785193 gene encoding zinc finger protein 8-like: protein MSEHDAKHVGDVPAAAGIESFSQLPFVRPRPAAMAGSSPASSIRLFGFELPPDGVVSAASSDVVTAASTTAAAAAPGQVTASGLGGGGGGGGRKFECHYCCRNFPTSQALGGHQNAHKRERQHAKRAQFQSAMAMHAHYPAYPAYASYYGSHRFGPSPPHMAPPPPPYPSWSNHHHLPPGGPAPMVAARYYGPAPPGSVSHPINGSPVVPAAAALWRVPAAAIAVAAATAPLARQERQPPLSLAGGREEEDAMVEVRRGNGVGGAAAAVVQLQPGSRLSRSSSSSSSASSSSQHHHERRRLGDLAEINRENVSLDLTL from the coding sequence ATGAGCGAGCACGACGCGAAACACGTCGGAGACgtgccggcggccgcgggcATCGAGTCGTTCTCGCAGCTGCCGTTCGTGCGcccgaggccggcggcgatggccggctCCAGCCCCGCGTCGTCCATCCGGCTGTTCGGGTTCGAGCTCCCGCCCGACggcgtcgtctccgccgccagCAGCGACGTCGTCACCGCCgcgagcaccaccgccgccgccgctgctcccgggCAGGTGACCGCGTCCGGattaggaggcggcggcggcggcggcgggcgcaagTTCGAGTGCCACTACTGCTGCCGAAACTTCCCGACGTCGCAGGCGCTGGGCGGGCACCAGAACGCGCACAAGCGGGAGCGGCAGCACGCGAAGCGCGCGCAGTTCCAGAGCGCCATGGCCATGCACGCGCACTACCCGGCCTACCCTGCCTACGCCAGCTACTACGGCTCGCACCGCTTcggcccctcgccgccgcacatggcgccgccgccgccgccgtaccccTCGTGGtccaaccaccaccacctcccgccCGGCGGCCCCGCGCccatggtggcggcgaggtACTACGGCCCGGCGCCGCCAGGCTCCGTCTCGCACCCGATCAACGGCAGCCCGGTggtgccggccgccgctgcgctGTGGcgtgtccccgccgccgccatcgccgtggcggcggccaccgcgccgctgGCGCGCCAAGAACGGCAGCCCCCGCTGTCGCTGGCCGGTGgacgcgaggaggaggacgcaaTGGTGGAGGTAAGGAGAGGGAACGGGgtaggcggcgccgccgccgcggtggtgcAACTGCAACCCGGCTCGCGGCTGTCgcggtcgtcgtcctcgtcgtcgtcggcgtcgtcgtcttcgcaGCATCaccacgagcgccgccgcctgggaGACCTGGCAGAGATTAACCGGGAGAATGTGAGCTTGGATCTCACCTTGTAA